The Thermoanaerobaculales bacterium genome contains a region encoding:
- a CDS encoding MaoC family dehydratase, giving the protein MTTQSAAAAVPSAVWPSGVPEVGQRARRSRAVGPEDIELFTRISGDRNPLHYDPEAARGSRFGEIIVQGGITSAILNAVVAEDLPGPGTVFLQVEWSFRAPVRPGDTITGEVEVVEVRADKPITRLRTTVTRDDGVVALEGAALCYTVPLTMPGA; this is encoded by the coding sequence ATGACGACACAATCCGCAGCAGCAGCCGTCCCGTCGGCGGTGTGGCCCAGCGGGGTCCCCGAGGTCGGTCAGCGCGCCCGGCGCAGCCGCGCCGTCGGGCCCGAGGACATCGAGCTGTTCACGCGCATCAGCGGCGACCGCAACCCCCTCCACTACGACCCGGAGGCCGCCCGCGGAAGCCGGTTCGGGGAGATCATCGTGCAGGGCGGCATCACGAGCGCGATCCTCAACGCCGTGGTCGCGGAGGACCTGCCGGGGCCGGGGACGGTCTTCCTGCAGGTCGAGTGGAGCTTCCGCGCGCCCGTGCGTCCCGGCGACACCATCACCGGCGAGGTCGAGGTCGTCGAGGTGCGCGCCGACAAGCCGATCACCCGGCTGCGGACAACCGTGACCAGGGACGATGGCGTGGTCGCGCTCGAGGGGGCCGCCCTCTGCTACACGGTGCCGCTCACGATGCCGGGGGCTTGA